From the Bacteroidota bacterium genome, one window contains:
- a CDS encoding efflux RND transporter permease subunit: MIKNIIGFALKNRIFVFFLTAILLVAGIYCYIKTPIVAFPDFTNTQIRIITLWPGRSAQEVERFVTIPIEITMNSVQRKTNLRSQSMFGLSVVSLVFEDDVEDMYARQQITGLLNDIDLPEGAEVQLTPPTGPIDEIYRYTLYSPNKTPAELRTLQDWVIDRNLRTVPGVADVVAFGGPVKTFEVSVNPNLLAKYGLTALDVYSAVNKSNINVGGDVIEKAAQAFVVRGIGLLNNIHEIENITVQNVNGTPILVKSVADVKESNRPRLGQVQRGNDEDVVEGIVLMRKNIDPGPVLSALSDKVKELNEKILPAGVEMKTFYNRQNLIDFCLHTVLHNVTEGMILVIILVFVFMLDMRSTIILSITVPLSLLFAFMMLYIKGMFANLISIGAIDFGILIDGPVVIIEAVFVALAQRAREMGMERFNKSAKLGLISGTTFGMARSIFFSKLILVTALIPVFAFEKVEGKIFTPLAYMLGFALLGSVILTFTLMPAMAGQFLRKNVKERHNVFLEGMLRYYEKFYDWLMRNKRLALSIAAVILISSFIAAKFLGTEFLPHLDEGAMWVEGEAPMSISLKESNDLASNMRKDLLSFSEVKEVASQVGRPDDGTDPKGFYNIECLVDLRPQEDWTTKTKSKEELINKMQEKLEAKYTGVVWKFSQPIIDNVNEAVAGLNVDQAVKIFGDNIDSLTNIAWKVYDVVSKVPGMEDVAPIKNSGQPELRILLNQEKMALYGVSTADANSVIEMAIGGKAASQLYENEKKFDIRIRYQERFRKSETEIEDLMVPTSSGTNIPLQEIADIKLRSGPAFIYRDNNRRFTAVQFAVRGRDLGGTVAEAQEKLGKLSLPKGYSLQFSGEYESEIRAMKKLSIVVPISLVIIFIILFIAFRNGRDVTIILLNVPFALVGGIFGLLLTGTNFNISAGIGFVALFGVCIQNGVILVSVFRQNLSARMPLHEAIKKGALSRVRPVVMTALLAIFGLLPTAMSTGIGSQTQKPLAIVIVGGMITAMALVLFILPVIYQLSYRRKLSKEG; encoded by the coding sequence ATGATAAAGAATATAATCGGATTCGCTCTTAAGAACAGAATATTTGTTTTCTTTCTTACAGCGATTCTCCTCGTAGCAGGAATTTACTGTTATATTAAAACGCCCATCGTTGCTTTTCCTGATTTCACCAACACGCAAATAAGAATCATTACGCTGTGGCCCGGCAGAAGCGCGCAGGAAGTGGAACGCTTTGTTACCATTCCCATTGAGATTACGATGAACAGCGTGCAGCGCAAAACAAATCTTCGCTCGCAATCTATGTTTGGATTGTCAGTTGTGTCGCTGGTGTTTGAAGACGATGTGGAAGATATGTACGCGCGCCAGCAAATAACAGGATTGCTCAACGATATTGATTTGCCCGAAGGAGCCGAAGTGCAGCTCACTCCGCCAACGGGACCCATTGATGAAATTTACCGCTACACGCTTTACTCTCCCAATAAAACTCCTGCTGAACTCCGCACCTTGCAGGATTGGGTGATAGACCGCAACCTGCGAACAGTTCCCGGAGTTGCCGATGTGGTTGCATTTGGCGGACCTGTAAAAACTTTTGAAGTGAGCGTGAATCCGAATCTGCTCGCCAAGTACGGACTCACCGCGCTGGATGTTTATAGCGCGGTCAACAAAAGCAACATCAATGTTGGAGGCGATGTGATTGAAAAAGCAGCGCAGGCATTCGTGGTGCGCGGCATCGGCTTGCTGAACAACATTCACGAAATAGAAAACATAACCGTTCAGAATGTGAACGGAACTCCCATTCTTGTAAAGAGCGTTGCCGATGTAAAAGAATCAAATCGCCCGCGGCTTGGACAAGTTCAAAGAGGAAATGACGAAGATGTGGTGGAGGGAATTGTGCTTATGAGAAAAAATATTGACCCCGGTCCTGTGCTGAGCGCGCTGAGCGATAAAGTAAAAGAACTCAACGAAAAAATCCTTCCTGCCGGTGTGGAGATGAAGACATTTTACAACCGCCAGAACCTGATTGACTTTTGTCTTCACACCGTTTTGCATAATGTAACGGAAGGAATGATTCTCGTCATCATTCTTGTTTTTGTTTTCATGCTCGATATGCGCAGCACCATCATTCTTTCCATCACCGTTCCGCTTTCGCTTTTATTCGCATTCATGATGTTATATATAAAAGGAATGTTCGCCAATTTAATTTCCATTGGCGCTATTGACTTTGGAATTTTAATTGACGGACCTGTGGTGATTATTGAAGCGGTGTTTGTCGCTCTTGCGCAGCGCGCACGCGAAATGGGAATGGAGCGCTTCAACAAATCGGCAAAACTCGGGCTGATTAGCGGCACCACATTCGGAATGGCACGCAGCATCTTCTTCTCCAAACTTATTCTTGTTACCGCGCTCATTCCTGTTTTCGCCTTTGAAAAAGTGGAAGGAAAAATATTTACCCCGCTCGCCTACATGCTCGGCTTTGCGCTGCTCGGCTCTGTAATTCTCACCTTCACGCTCATGCCCGCCATGGCAGGGCAATTCCTTCGGAAGAATGTAAAAGAAAGACATAATGTTTTTCTGGAGGGAATGCTGCGCTACTATGAAAAATTTTACGACTGGCTCATGCGCAACAAGCGCCTTGCGCTCAGTATTGCCGCTGTCATTTTAATTTCTTCCTTCATCGCTGCAAAATTTCTCGGCACGGAATTTCTTCCCCACCTCGATGAAGGCGCAATGTGGGTGGAAGGCGAAGCGCCAATGAGCATTTCGCTCAAAGAGAGCAACGACCTCGCTTCAAACATGAGAAAAGATTTGCTGTCGTTTTCCGAAGTGAAAGAAGTGGCTTCACAGGTCGGAAGACCGGATGACGGCACCGACCCGAAGGGATTTTACAATATAGAATGTCTTGTTGATTTGCGCCCGCAGGAAGATTGGACAACGAAAACTAAATCGAAAGAAGAACTGATTAATAAAATGCAGGAGAAACTTGAAGCGAAATATACCGGAGTGGTTTGGAAATTTTCCCAGCCCATTATTGACAATGTGAATGAAGCAGTGGCAGGTTTGAATGTTGACCAGGCGGTAAAAATTTTTGGCGACAACATTGACAGTTTAACAAACATAGCATGGAAAGTTTACGATGTAGTGAGCAAGGTTCCGGGCATGGAAGATGTAGCACCCATTAAAAACTCTGGTCAGCCCGAATTAAGAATTCTTCTCAACCAGGAAAAAATGGCGCTCTACGGTGTAAGCACTGCCGATGCAAACTCTGTAATTGAAATGGCGATTGGCGGAAAAGCCGCTTCGCAGTTATATGAGAATGAAAAAAAGTTTGACATCCGGATTCGCTATCAGGAACGTTTCCGCAAGAGCGAAACAGAAATAGAAGATTTGATGGTGCCCACTTCTTCGGGAACCAATATTCCCCTGCAGGAAATTGCAGACATAAAGTTGAGAAGCGGTCCCGCATTTATTTACCGCGACAACAACAGGCGCTTCACCGCAGTTCAGTTTGCTGTGCGCGGAAGGGACTTGGGCGGCACCGTTGCCGAAGCGCAGGAAAAGTTAGGCAAACTTTCTCTGCCAAAAGGATATTCGCTTCAGTTCAGCGGAGAATATGAAAGTGAAATCCGCGCCATGAAAAAACTTTCCATCGTGGTGCCCATTAGTTTAGTCATCATCTTCATTATTCTTTTTATTGCTTTCCGAAACGGGCGCGATGTAACAATAATTCTTCTCAACGTTCCCTTCGCGCTGGTGGGAGGAATTTTCGGGCTGCTGCTTACGGGAACTAACTTTAACATTTCCGCAGGAATCGGTTTCGTTGCGCTCTTCGGTGTCTGCATTCAGAACGGAGTCATTCTCGTTTCAGTATTCCGCCAGAATCTTTCCGCGCGAATGCCATTGCATGAAGCGATTAAAAAAGGCGCTCTCTCCCGCGTGCGCCCGGTAGTGATGACTGCGCTGCTTGCCATTTTTGGTTTGCTTCCCACCGCCATGAGCACCGGCATTGGTTCGCAAACACAAAAGCCGCTTGCCATTGTTATTGTGGGAGGAATGATTACCGCCATGGCGCTGGTGCTGTTTATTCTTCCTGTTATTTATCAGTTGTCGTACAGGAGGAAATTAAGCAAGGAAGGGTAA
- the tnpA gene encoding IS200/IS605 family transposase: protein MSYLTVWIHYVWTTQNREPILTKEIRQKLFSHMLENAKAKEIWIDEVNGYSDHIHCLVSLGKEQSIAKVAQLIKGESAYWLNKSGLLKNKFTWQDDYFAVSVSHSQIDVVRKYIRNQEEHHRKKSFTEEADAFMKKYGWKFLG from the coding sequence ATGTCCTATCTCACAGTTTGGATTCATTATGTGTGGACGACACAAAACAGGGAACCTATTCTTACAAAAGAAATAAGACAAAAACTTTTTTCTCACATGCTTGAAAATGCAAAGGCAAAAGAAATATGGATTGACGAAGTGAACGGCTATTCAGACCACATTCACTGCCTTGTTTCATTGGGAAAAGAGCAAAGCATTGCAAAAGTCGCACAATTGATAAAAGGCGAATCGGCATATTGGTTAAACAAATCGGGTTTGCTTAAAAATAAATTCACATGGCAGGACGATTACTTTGCTGTTTCTGTCAGCCATTCACAAATTGATGTGGTTCGAAAATATATTCGAAATCAGGAAGAACATCACCGGAAAAAATCTTTTACAGAAGAAGCAGATGCATTTATGAAAAAATATGGTTGGAAATTTTTGGGCTGA
- a CDS encoding Nramp family divalent metal transporter: MRAVGLNKSLEEVHSSVDTIKQSGFWKKLFAFFGPAYLVSVGYMDPGNWATDIAGGSKFGYTLIWVLLMSNLMALLLQSLSARLGLVRGLDLAQASREAYHPVINFFNWILCEIAIAACDLAEVIGMAIGLQLLFHIPLLIGVSVTILDTILLLFLQRYGMRKMEAFIIALILTIGFAFICEMIFSHPAAGEIATGFIPVIPNSDALYIAIGIIGATVMPHNLYLHSALVQTRKFERTKKGIASALKFNFIDTVVALNLAFFVNAAILILAAAAFYNSGLYNVSEIQDAHKLLEGILGTKFAPILFAVALIAAGQSSTLTGTLSGQIVMEGYLNLRLQPWLRRLITRLLAIIPAFITIYFFGDGKIGALLVLSQVILSLQLGFAIIPLIHFTSDKKKMGEFAIKPWVKICSWVVAGIIVSLNVKLVIEKIIEWTETSSTVSLIYFLVIPLSAAAGIFLLYVTFSPLFRHIISLRRKIPHEEAAELFLPTDLSLPAESKYKKIAVTVDFSNSDSKAVREALGQGGKVAEYILIHVVETAGALMMNEDIDDYETEADSAGLKKYSEQLKNLGLNTNIKLGYGNPKVSIPDLVKESNADLLVMGAHGHGALQDIAFGTTLEAVRHHVKIPVMII; encoded by the coding sequence ATGAGGGCAGTCGGATTAAATAAATCGCTCGAAGAAGTTCATTCATCAGTTGACACCATAAAGCAATCCGGTTTCTGGAAAAAACTTTTTGCGTTTTTTGGTCCGGCATATCTGGTGAGCGTTGGCTATATGGACCCGGGCAATTGGGCAACTGATATTGCGGGCGGAAGCAAATTCGGTTACACATTGATTTGGGTTTTGCTGATGAGCAATCTGATGGCGCTTCTTCTTCAGAGTTTGAGCGCGAGATTGGGATTGGTGCGGGGACTGGATTTGGCGCAGGCATCTCGTGAAGCATATCATCCCGTAATAAATTTCTTCAACTGGATCCTCTGCGAAATTGCCATCGCAGCATGCGACCTTGCAGAAGTAATCGGAATGGCAATCGGCTTGCAACTTTTATTTCACATTCCGTTATTAATCGGAGTTTCGGTTACCATTCTCGATACAATTCTCCTGCTGTTTCTTCAGCGGTACGGAATGCGGAAAATGGAAGCGTTCATCATTGCGCTCATTCTTACCATTGGTTTTGCATTTATCTGTGAAATGATTTTTTCTCATCCTGCTGCCGGAGAAATTGCGACAGGATTTATTCCGGTGATTCCAAATTCAGATGCGCTGTATATTGCAATCGGAATTATTGGCGCCACCGTGATGCCGCATAATTTGTATTTGCATTCCGCGCTGGTGCAGACAAGAAAATTTGAGCGCACAAAAAAAGGGATTGCCTCTGCGCTGAAATTTAATTTCATTGATACGGTAGTTGCGCTGAACCTCGCTTTTTTTGTAAATGCCGCTATTCTCATTCTTGCAGCGGCTGCGTTTTACAATTCGGGTTTATATAATGTTTCCGAAATTCAGGATGCGCATAAACTCCTCGAAGGAATTTTAGGAACCAAATTCGCGCCCATTCTTTTTGCAGTTGCGCTCATTGCTGCCGGGCAAAGTTCCACGCTCACCGGAACTTTATCGGGGCAAATTGTGATGGAAGGATATTTAAATCTCCGCCTTCAGCCGTGGCTGCGCAGGTTGATTACGCGCCTGCTCGCCATCATTCCGGCATTCATCACCATTTATTTTTTCGGAGATGGGAAAATCGGAGCGCTGCTTGTATTATCCCAAGTGATTTTGAGTTTGCAACTGGGTTTTGCGATAATACCGCTTATTCATTTTACCAGCGATAAAAAGAAGATGGGAGAGTTTGCCATCAAACCCTGGGTGAAAATTTGTTCGTGGGTGGTGGCTGGAATAATTGTTTCGCTGAATGTAAAACTCGTTATAGAAAAAATTATTGAATGGACAGAAACAAGTTCAACAGTTTCGCTGATTTATTTTCTGGTAATTCCTCTTTCTGCTGCTGCGGGAATTTTTCTTCTGTATGTAACTTTTTCTCCGCTCTTCAGGCATATTATTTCTCTCCGCAGAAAAATCCCGCACGAAGAAGCCGCGGAACTTTTTCTTCCCACGGATTTGAGTTTGCCTGCGGAAAGCAAATACAAAAAAATTGCCGTAACGGTAGATTTTTCTAATTCGGATTCGAAAGCGGTGAGGGAAGCGCTCGGACAAGGTGGAAAAGTGGCGGAGTATATTTTAATTCACGTGGTGGAAACAGCAGGAGCATTGATGATGAATGAAGACATTGATGACTATGAAACCGAAGCGGATTCTGCGGGGCTTAAAAAATATTCGGAACAATTAAAAAATCTCGGGCTGAACACAAACATAAAACTCGGCTATGGAAACCCGAAAGTTTCTATTCCTGATTTGGTGAAAGAATCAAATGCCGATTTGCTGGTGATGGGCGCGCACGGACACGGTGCGCTGCAGGATATTGCTTTCGGCACAACGCTGGAAGCGGTGCGCCATCACGTAAAAATACCGGTGATGATTATTTAA
- a CDS encoding metal-dependent transcriptional regulator, with product MNSLAEENYLKAIYKIAESGDGYITTNDIARRMNTSAASVTDMLKKLAKKKLIKYKKYQGLSMTDSGKKTALSVIRKHRLWEMFLVKVLKFKWDEVHEVAEQLEHIRSEKLIQHLDKVLRFPKFDPHGDPIPDRHGKFILPKGKSICLSEAKENIPYVVNGVVDHSNSFLQLLDKGGFKLGSKIKVRAIQPYDKSLSILLNGKKKLFISNQIAKNILVANEGSRIK from the coding sequence ATGAACTCGCTTGCAGAAGAAAATTACCTAAAAGCAATCTACAAGATTGCGGAGAGTGGTGACGGTTACATCACCACAAACGATATTGCCAGAAGGATGAACACGTCAGCCGCTTCGGTAACAGACATGCTTAAAAAACTTGCGAAGAAGAAATTGATTAAATACAAAAAGTACCAGGGACTCAGCATGACTGATTCGGGAAAAAAAACTGCGCTCTCCGTTATCCGAAAACATCGTTTGTGGGAAATGTTTTTGGTGAAGGTTCTTAAATTCAAATGGGATGAAGTGCACGAAGTGGCAGAGCAATTAGAACACATTCGCTCGGAGAAATTAATTCAGCATTTAGACAAAGTGCTGCGCTTTCCAAAGTTTGACCCGCACGGTGACCCGATTCCCGATAGGCATGGAAAATTTATTTTGCCGAAGGGAAAATCTATTTGCCTTTCCGAAGCGAAAGAAAATATTCCGTATGTGGTGAATGGGGTAGTGGACCATTCGAATTCATTTCTTCAACTGCTGGATAAAGGAGGATTCAAATTGGGAAGCAAAATAAAAGTACGCGCAATTCAACCGTATGATAAATCGCTTTCAATTCTTCTCAATGGAAAGAAAAAATTATTCATCAGCAACCAGATTGCAAAAAATATTTTAGTAGCCAATGAGGGCAGTCGGATTAAATAA
- a CDS encoding efflux RND transporter periplasmic adaptor subunit: MKNKIQRKDGMLECWKIGKQPLWYSSNLPIFQSSILFLAIALMFFSCGGSKQDENSEAKQFCITDSLMQSVTFDTVKMQSVTNELILSGKITVNEEKQVRVFPLAGGHVEEVKVSLGDFVQMGQVLAVIRSTDIANYFNEYTSAKSELDIATKNLEVTEDMYKNGLSSEKEHITAQEEFTKAQSAYNKASEVLKIYGNATKEDAITGSGYVIKSPITGFIVEKNINSGMELRTDDAANLFTVSDLKEVWAIANVYESDIAKVQLGYDADITTMSYGDKKFTGKIDKISNIMNPETKVLNVKVRLQNTDYLLKPGMFARITLHYPEKEKMLSVPAASVIFDDNKNYVVRYKGKCDVKMMPVTVCKSLDGKSCIQGEGLKENDVVLTKGGLYVFTALKKQ, from the coding sequence ATGAAAAACAAAATTCAGAGGAAGGATGGAATGTTGGAATGTTGGAAGATTGGTAAACAGCCATTGTGGTATTCTTCCAATCTTCCAATCTTCCAATCTTCCATTTTATTTCTTGCAATCGCGCTGATGTTTTTCTCATGTGGAGGTAGCAAGCAGGATGAAAATTCTGAAGCGAAACAATTCTGCATAACAGATTCGCTGATGCAATCCGTTACGTTCGACACGGTGAAAATGCAATCCGTAACCAACGAATTGATTCTCTCAGGAAAAATAACCGTGAATGAAGAAAAGCAAGTGAGAGTTTTCCCGCTTGCTGGCGGGCATGTGGAAGAGGTGAAAGTTTCGCTTGGTGATTTTGTTCAGATGGGACAAGTGCTTGCTGTGATTCGAAGTACAGACATTGCGAATTATTTTAATGAATACACTTCTGCAAAGTCGGAATTAGACATTGCCACAAAAAATCTGGAAGTAACGGAAGACATGTACAAGAACGGATTGAGTTCTGAAAAAGAACACATCACCGCGCAGGAAGAATTTACCAAAGCGCAATCGGCATATAACAAAGCGAGTGAAGTGTTGAAAATTTATGGCAATGCAACAAAAGAAGACGCAATCACCGGTTCCGGCTATGTCATTAAATCACCCATCACAGGTTTCATTGTAGAAAAAAATATTAACAGCGGAATGGAATTGCGCACGGATGACGCGGCAAATTTATTTACGGTTTCCGATTTAAAAGAAGTTTGGGCAATAGCGAATGTGTATGAATCGGATATTGCGAAAGTACAGTTGGGATACGATGCTGATATTACCACCATGAGTTATGGCGATAAAAAATTTACGGGGAAGATTGACAAGATATCCAACATCATGAACCCTGAAACAAAAGTGCTGAATGTGAAAGTCCGCCTGCAGAATACTGACTATTTGCTCAAGCCCGGAATGTTTGCGCGAATTACACTGCACTATCCTGAAAAAGAAAAAATGCTTTCCGTTCCTGCCGCATCCGTAATTTTTGATGACAATAAAAATTATGTGGTGCGCTACAAAGGCAAATGCGATGTGAAGATGATGCCGGTTACCGTTTGTAAATCGCTTGATGGAAAAAGCTGCATACAAGGCGAAGGGCTTAAAGAAAATGATGTGGTGCTTACTAAAGGCGGACTCTATGTTTTCACTGCGCTGAAAAAACAATAA
- the smpB gene encoding SsrA-binding protein SmpB: MNNRVTITNKRASFEYAFINKYITGIILKGSEIKSIREGKATINDAYCFMNAGEMFVKGMHIAEYKNAGQFGHIPTADRKLLLTKNELKKIGEALKNKGLTIIPIRLFINEKGFAKLEIAVAKGKKIHDKREAIKKRETERELRRDFRV, from the coding sequence ATGAACAATCGGGTTACTATAACAAATAAAAGAGCATCCTTTGAATATGCTTTTATTAATAAATATATTACGGGAATTATTTTAAAAGGTTCCGAAATAAAATCTATCCGCGAAGGAAAAGCAACCATTAATGATGCCTACTGTTTTATGAATGCCGGTGAAATGTTTGTAAAAGGAATGCACATTGCCGAATATAAAAATGCCGGGCAGTTCGGGCACATTCCAACTGCCGACAGAAAACTTCTTCTTACTAAAAATGAATTAAAAAAAATTGGGGAGGCATTAAAAAATAAAGGACTCACGATTATTCCCATCCGGCTTTTCATCAATGAAAAAGGATTTGCAAAATTGGAAATTGCTGTCGCCAAAGGAAAAAAGATTCACGACAAACGTGAAGCGATTAAGAAAAGAGAAACAGAAAGAGAGTTGCGAAGGGATTTCAGAGTTTAG
- a CDS encoding RHS repeat protein has translation MCFPKKIFFLFSIFNFFCLFVFSQQEEDSPAKIKQNKIKIQKVSKYKYDWGEPVLQGDLIFSKSYDENGNLTESKSPNARLAYKYNEKGKMVQETYFNPSGTIKYRYNYTYDGLGNLTDEAEMNVDGSFYFRTSYEYDKGKRVKTLTYNEDGSIKTAFKYDEKGNLMDVAAYDKDKSFYFNTVNKYDAKGNLSEETYFNQDGSISKKTYYSYDDKGNKTKEVKYGTDGKVEDKKTYTYDVHGKITERVEYNSEGQVYNKNVYHWGILGKLLEEISYSYGNFSSRNTYLYDDKGNVIEEIVYGDKEVILSKTTYKYDVQGNRTEAVKYNFLDEPEMLLKYEYEFYP, from the coding sequence ATGTGCTTTCCTAAAAAAATATTTTTTCTGTTCTCTATCTTTAATTTTTTCTGCCTGTTTGTTTTTTCGCAGCAGGAAGAAGATAGCCCGGCAAAAATAAAACAGAACAAAATCAAAATTCAGAAAGTTTCCAAATATAAATATGATTGGGGAGAGCCCGTGCTGCAAGGCGATTTAATTTTTTCAAAATCGTATGATGAAAACGGAAACCTCACCGAGAGCAAATCGCCCAACGCGCGTTTGGCATACAAATACAATGAGAAAGGAAAAATGGTTCAGGAAACTTATTTTAATCCGAGCGGAACCATAAAATACAGGTACAATTATACCTATGACGGCTTGGGAAATTTAACCGATGAAGCAGAAATGAATGTGGACGGAAGTTTTTATTTCCGCACTTCGTATGAATACGACAAAGGCAAGCGTGTGAAAACGCTTACGTACAATGAAGACGGCAGCATAAAAACCGCTTTCAAGTATGACGAAAAGGGAAATCTCATGGACGTGGCGGCTTACGACAAAGACAAAAGTTTTTATTTCAACACCGTTAATAAATACGATGCGAAAGGAAATTTATCGGAAGAAACTTACTTTAATCAAGATGGAAGCATCAGCAAAAAAACATATTACTCCTACGATGACAAAGGAAATAAAACCAAAGAAGTGAAATACGGAACCGATGGAAAGGTTGAGGATAAAAAAACGTATACGTATGATGTCCACGGAAAAATTACTGAGCGAGTTGAATATAATTCCGAAGGGCAGGTGTACAATAAAAATGTTTATCACTGGGGAATTCTCGGAAAACTATTAGAAGAAATTTCTTACTCGTATGGAAATTTTTCTTCACGCAATACTTATTTATACGATGACAAGGGAAATGTGATTGAAGAAATAGTTTACGGAGATAAAGAAGTGATTCTTTCAAAGACCACTTATAAATACGATGTGCAGGGCAACCGCACGGAAGCAGTCAAATATAATTTTCTGGATGAGCCGGAAATGCTTCTGAAGTATGAATACGAATTCTATCCCTAA
- a CDS encoding DUF1003 domain-containing protein — METPTSLSELKRIHKKIRNVNIEHKDKLSKLDKLALWITDHVGSMGFFIIILIWTFVWLTWNMFAPAAMRFDPYPAFVLWLFMSNMIQIFLMPLIMVGQNLQSRHSEARAEADFEVNTKAEHEIETILLHLENQNKLILKILEQQPAK; from the coding sequence ATGGAAACACCCACCTCCCTGTCAGAACTAAAAAGAATTCATAAAAAAATTCGAAATGTAAATATCGAACACAAAGATAAGTTAAGCAAACTGGATAAACTTGCTTTATGGATTACTGACCATGTGGGAAGCATGGGGTTCTTCATCATTATTTTAATCTGGACGTTCGTATGGCTGACTTGGAACATGTTTGCGCCCGCTGCTATGCGCTTCGACCCGTATCCGGCATTTGTGCTTTGGTTGTTTATGTCAAACATGATTCAAATTTTTTTGATGCCGTTAATTATGGTAGGGCAAAATCTGCAATCGCGCCATTCGGAAGCGCGCGCGGAAGCCGACTTTGAGGTGAACACAAAAGCCGAACACGAAATCGAAACCATATTGCTTCATCTTGAAAATCAAAATAAACTTATCCTGAAAATTCTGGAACAGCAGCCGGCTAAGTAA
- a CDS encoding TolC family protein: MSFRLVAINIIFLVTFASGFSIAQQPASSKSDTLRLTVDTAEKLFLKNNLALIGQKFQIEADRAQIIQAKLFQNPNFYFESSVPTSLNGNFYDPTMHSENSVQVQQLFYLAGKRKKRAEVEKINTNISEYEYYNILRQLRNELYVSFYQLNYQIQSLKIYNRQLVSAKQIADAMDEQYKKGNISLKEVTRIKALVFSLESAKLDVLSDVYDKENSLRILTRTPAQSFVLPVADENKIESFSTNNFSLQQLLVTSDTARYDLKESEFAVKREEAKLSLEKANAVPDVSVGGVYDRAGSFVQNYTGAGVSVPLPVWNRNQGNIKTEKNLVELRKTELEEKKNEVHNEVTSAFAKANEADKLYKSFDKSFASDYDKLITGITMEYQKRNISLLEFLDHYETYTESMSQITHLRNLRIEALEGINLTTGTIVIK; the protein is encoded by the coding sequence ATGAGTTTTAGGTTAGTTGCAATAAATATAATTTTTCTGGTAACTTTTGCATCGGGTTTTTCCATTGCACAGCAGCCGGCTTCTTCCAAATCAGACACCTTGCGATTAACGGTTGACACTGCCGAAAAACTTTTTCTAAAAAACAACCTTGCTCTCATCGGACAGAAATTTCAGATTGAAGCAGACCGTGCGCAAATCATACAGGCGAAGCTTTTCCAGAATCCTAACTTCTATTTTGAAAGTTCTGTTCCCACATCGCTGAACGGAAATTTTTATGACCCTACCATGCATTCTGAAAATAGTGTGCAGGTGCAGCAATTATTTTATCTCGCGGGAAAAAGAAAAAAGCGTGCGGAGGTTGAAAAGATCAATACAAACATAAGCGAGTATGAATACTATAATATTCTCCGCCAACTCCGAAATGAATTGTACGTTTCATTTTATCAGTTGAATTACCAGATTCAGTCGCTGAAGATTTATAACCGCCAACTTGTTTCCGCAAAACAAATTGCCGATGCAATGGACGAGCAATACAAGAAAGGAAATATTTCTCTGAAAGAAGTAACCAGAATCAAGGCGCTTGTTTTCTCCCTTGAAAGCGCAAAATTAGATGTGCTCAGCGATGTTTACGATAAAGAAAATTCATTGCGAATTCTCACGCGAACTCCCGCGCAATCATTTGTTCTTCCGGTCGCAGATGAAAACAAAATAGAATCTTTCTCTACGAATAATTTTTCGCTGCAGCAATTGCTTGTCACTTCCGATACCGCGCGCTATGATTTAAAGGAATCCGAGTTTGCTGTGAAAAGAGAAGAAGCAAAATTGTCTTTGGAAAAAGCAAATGCTGTTCCCGATGTTTCCGTTGGCGGAGTGTATGACCGCGCGGGAAGTTTCGTTCAGAATTATACAGGCGCTGGCGTGAGCGTTCCGCTTCCGGTTTGGAACCGCAACCAGGGAAATATTAAAACAGAAAAAAACTTAGTGGAACTCCGCAAGACAGAATTGGAAGAAAAGAAAAACGAAGTGCACAACGAAGTAACTTCCGCTTTCGCGAAAGCGAACGAAGCGGATAAACTTTATAAATCATTTGATAAATCTTTTGCAAGTGATTATGATAAATTAATTACAGGAATCACCATGGAATACCAGAAGCGAAATATTTCCCTGCTGGAATTTTTAGACCATTACGAAACCTATACTGAAAGCATGTCGCAGATTACACATCTGAGAAACCTTCGCATTGAAGCGCTCGAAGGAATTAATCTTACGACAGGAACAATTGTTATAAAATAA